The genomic window GTACGGAGGACCTTTATTCCCGCCGTCAGGTAGGCGGTTACATACAGAAGAAACCGGGCGATTTCCCCGAGGGGCAGAAAGAGGGCTGCGAGCCAGAGCAGGGCTCCGGCTGAAAGGCGGAGCATATCTCCCTTCGGCAGGGACGACGGTCCTTCCGGGAGACGTTCTTCGGAGACCACCACCCCCGGCTCGATGGACGACACGACGGTCCGGATGCTGGAGAGGAGTTCACCGGCAGGCCGCTGATCCTCGAGAGAAATCCTCATTCTGCCGGCGACGAGGTCGATGGCGGCGGAAGAGACACCTGGCAGCACGGCTACGGCTTTCTCGATCTTCGAGGAACACTGGGCGCAGTTCAGACCTTCTAGGGAGAGGCGGATTTCGCCGGCGCCGTCAGCCATGAGATTCTTCCTCCCCCGGGGCGATGTGGCGGACGTGCCTGAAGCCCTGCTCGAATATGGTCCTCACGTGGTCGTCGTCGAGGCCGTAGATGGAAGACCGCCCCCTCCGGGTGACCCGCACGAGGCGGGCCTGCTTGAGCACCCTGAGCTGATGGGAAATGGCCGACTGGTTCATGGAGAGCAGCGCCGCGATGTCCGCCACGCAGAGATCGGAAACGGAAAGGGCGCAGAGGATCTTGATCCTCGTGGTGTCGCCGAAGACCCGGAACAGGTCGGCGAGCTCGTACAGCATCTCGTCGGCAGGCATCTCCGCCGAGACCCGGGAAAGACCGGACTGGTGCATTTCTTCCTGAGAGATATGATTCATGGCTCTTCTCCTTATATGAATATATGCGCACTTGTTCATTTATTCATATACCACCGAAACCTCCTTTTTTCAACCCCCTGGAGGACGAAACCATCTTCCTCTCCAGCGCAGAGGCGGACGCCCCCTTCCGGGAACGTCCGCCTCTGCCTGAACACCGTTTTTCGGAATGTTTCCGATGCTGATAAGCCCCTATTTTTTCTGCCGGGCGATGAAGGCCTCCAGCTTCCGGACATGCTCCTCCACGACCGTGTTATGGTAAAGGTCAAGCCCTTCCCTGTACTTCTTCAGGGCCTCGCCGTACTTCTTCCCGTTCTGGAGCTGTCCTGCCTGTTTCCAGATTTCCTCGGCCCTGGCCTTAGCCCTGGGCATGAATTCCTCGAGCCTGGCGACATGGGCGCTCACCGTTGTGTCAGGGGACAACCCAAGCCCCTTGCGGTACAGGGCCAGGGCCTCCTCGTACTTTTTCGCCTGCTGCAGGGCACCCGCCTCGTTCCAGAGGGATTCGGCCTTTCGCCGGGCATCCCTGCCCGTCACCGCCTCGAAGGGGGACGCCTCCTTCGGCGGTGTCTCTTTGGGTGTCTCCTTGGGCGTCTCCTTGGGCGTCTCCTTGGGCGTCTCCTTCGGGGCCGCAGGACCTGCGGCAGAGGCAACCATGCGCTCGAGCCCCTCGGCGTAGGCCTTCACATTGGGATCATCGTGGAAGGCGAGGCTCTCCCTGTATTTTGCCGCAGCGCCGGCACGGTTCCCTTCCTTCTCGAGAGCAGCCGCCTCCTCCCGCAGCAGGAGGGCTTCCTTCAGGCGGGCAAGTTCGTTTTCAAGGCCTTTGTCATCCGGACCGGTTTGCGAAACCGCAGGAGGGGTCTCGCCCCCCGGGGGAGGGACATCCGAGGGTGGCTGGGCGGGCGGGGTTTCCGGGACGGGCTGTTCCGGGACTTTCGCCGGCCAGGCATTTTTCATACGGTGCACCGACGGTTCTCCCGGCCCGTACC from Aminivibrio pyruvatiphilus includes these protein-coding regions:
- a CDS encoding ArsR/SmtB family transcription factor gives rise to the protein MNHISQEEMHQSGLSRVSAEMPADEMLYELADLFRVFGDTTRIKILCALSVSDLCVADIAALLSMNQSAISHQLRVLKQARLVRVTRRGRSSIYGLDDDHVRTIFEQGFRHVRHIAPGEEESHG